The following are encoded together in the Geobacter sulfurreducens PCA genome:
- a CDS encoding lysophospholipid acyltransferase family protein, whose product MDTSLSLRKRLKWHLGVFAAIVATLPVLLLPAPVAVALGGAAGSLAFRLLGKVRRNTVTNIRNALPALQSMEGWDPAAGTPEEIARRTFVNLGRTAVEIIKLCYGQGQGLVEGTELRGMEHYLRAKERGKGVIFITGHCDNWEIVAHAFGTHSDGMAVVARRQKYEPLTRLLERLRNRHGNSVIYADGAARQIFFRLRKNGAIGLLMDQAVHPSEGELVEFLGKKAWTTTMPALLAAKTGAALVPGFGRREGNRHVLEFFPEIAPDPAGDPIATTRLLNRAIEAYIVRHPDQWLWVYNRWKRVPAEQ is encoded by the coding sequence GTGGACACGTCTCTTTCTTTACGCAAACGTCTCAAGTGGCACCTGGGCGTCTTCGCGGCCATCGTCGCGACCCTGCCGGTGCTGCTGCTTCCCGCGCCGGTCGCCGTAGCCCTCGGGGGGGCAGCCGGCTCTCTCGCCTTCCGGCTCCTGGGCAAGGTGCGCCGGAACACCGTCACGAACATCAGGAACGCGCTCCCCGCGCTCCAATCCATGGAAGGGTGGGATCCGGCAGCGGGCACGCCGGAGGAGATCGCCCGGCGCACCTTCGTCAACCTGGGGCGGACCGCCGTGGAGATCATCAAGCTCTGCTACGGACAGGGACAGGGGCTGGTGGAGGGGACGGAACTGCGGGGAATGGAGCACTACCTGCGGGCAAAGGAGCGGGGCAAGGGGGTCATTTTCATCACGGGGCACTGCGATAACTGGGAGATCGTGGCCCACGCCTTCGGCACCCATTCCGACGGCATGGCCGTGGTGGCCCGCCGCCAGAAGTACGAGCCGCTGACAAGGCTGCTTGAGCGGCTGCGCAACCGGCACGGCAACAGCGTCATCTACGCCGACGGCGCGGCACGACAGATCTTTTTCCGCTTGAGGAAGAACGGCGCCATCGGCCTGCTCATGGACCAGGCAGTCCATCCCAGCGAGGGAGAGCTGGTGGAATTTCTGGGGAAAAAGGCATGGACCACCACCATGCCGGCCCTGTTGGCGGCCAAGACCGGCGCGGCCCTAGTCCCCGGATTCGGGAGGCGGGAGGGGAATCGTCACGTGCTGGAATTCTTCCCCGAGATAGCACCCGACCCCGCCGGCGACCCCATCGCCACCACCAGGCTCCTCAACCGCGCCATCGAAGCCTACATCGTCCGCCACCCGGACCAGTGGCTCTGGGTCTATAACCGCTGGAAGCGAGTACCGGCGGAGCAGTAG
- a CDS encoding Crp/Fnr family transcriptional regulator yields the protein MDIRDILRKSLLFSGLDENHLAEVAAIAARRPFARGETVFAEGEPANGFYLLAQGSMKLCKVSPDGKEKVLHFVHPGETFAEAAFFGDGKYPAEARAVEKGEAIFFPREGFMGLLERNPRFSLNLIVSLSLMLRRFARQIEELTFAEVPARLAAHLVELAERKSTSFQGTTYLDLDMKKGELASRLGTVSETLSRSFRKLKEEGLIEVDGSRVVIFDMEKLKAAAGRRPA from the coding sequence ATGGACATCAGGGACATCCTCAGGAAATCGCTTCTCTTTTCCGGCCTGGACGAGAACCACCTGGCCGAAGTGGCGGCCATTGCCGCCCGCCGCCCCTTTGCCCGGGGAGAAACCGTCTTTGCCGAAGGGGAGCCGGCAAACGGCTTTTACCTCCTGGCCCAGGGGAGCATGAAGCTCTGCAAGGTCTCGCCCGACGGCAAGGAGAAGGTCCTCCACTTTGTTCATCCCGGCGAAACCTTTGCCGAGGCTGCTTTCTTCGGCGACGGCAAGTACCCCGCCGAGGCCCGGGCCGTGGAGAAGGGGGAGGCGATCTTCTTCCCGCGCGAGGGCTTCATGGGTCTGCTTGAGCGCAATCCGCGCTTCTCCCTGAACCTGATCGTGTCGCTGTCACTGATGCTTCGCCGCTTTGCCCGGCAGATCGAGGAACTCACCTTCGCGGAGGTGCCGGCGCGCCTGGCCGCCCACCTGGTAGAGTTGGCCGAGCGCAAGTCCACCTCGTTCCAGGGAACGACCTACCTGGATCTGGATATGAAAAAGGGGGAACTGGCGTCACGCCTGGGCACGGTGAGCGAGACCCTGTCCCGTTCGTTCCGCAAGCTGAAGGAGGAGGGGCTCATCGAGGTGGACGGGAGCCGCGTGGTGATCTTCGACATGGAAAAACTGAAGGCCGCTGCCGGGAGGCGCCCGGCCTGA
- a CDS encoding tRNA-uridine aminocarboxypropyltransferase: protein MGTRSKRSERCARCRLHIHRCVCPAMPRYSLATRVVLVMHHREYPKTTATGPLALEILPNSELRIHGEPGRSLNLSDLDTPARRILLLYPGDDVPVLDRELLERDGRPVTLVVPDGTWRQASRMGRRLPGLARAEMVRLPPGPPTEWGVRRENHPQGLATFEAIARALGIIESPDVQSGMEHLFRLMVRQTLGARGCAVDRD, encoded by the coding sequence GTGGGTACCAGATCGAAACGGAGCGAGCGCTGTGCGCGGTGCCGCTTGCATATCCACCGGTGCGTCTGCCCGGCTATGCCGCGGTATTCCCTTGCGACCCGGGTGGTCCTGGTCATGCATCACCGGGAATACCCGAAAACCACGGCTACGGGCCCCCTGGCCCTGGAGATACTCCCCAACAGCGAACTGCGCATCCACGGGGAGCCGGGCCGTTCCCTGAATCTGAGCGATCTGGACACCCCGGCGCGGCGCATCCTTCTGCTCTATCCCGGCGACGACGTCCCCGTCTTGGACCGGGAACTGCTGGAACGGGACGGACGGCCCGTCACACTGGTGGTGCCCGACGGCACCTGGCGCCAGGCGTCCCGCATGGGCCGGCGGTTGCCCGGTCTTGCCCGCGCCGAGATGGTCCGGCTCCCGCCGGGCCCTCCCACCGAGTGGGGCGTTCGGCGAGAGAATCATCCCCAGGGGCTGGCCACTTTCGAGGCAATCGCCCGGGCCCTGGGCATCATCGAATCACCCGACGTCCAGTCGGGCATGGAGCACCTGTTCCGCCTCATGGTGAGACAGACCCTCGGTGCCCGGGGATGCGCGGTCGACCGGGACTGA
- the tkt gene encoding transketolase, with amino-acid sequence MAAVSLTNEDARLGADTLRMLAVDAVEAAASGHPGLPMGAADYAFLLWHSHLRFDPADPEWPGRDRFILSAGHGSMLLYGLLHLFGFDLPLDELKRFRQWGSRTPGHPEYGHTPGVEVTTGPLGQGFAMGVGMALAARMGSARFADERFDPCAHHIYALVSDGDLMEGVSQEAASLAGHLKLGNLVYLYDDNRITIEGSTDLAFSEDTAGRFAALGWHVQAVDGHDVRQVDEALWRARVERERPSLIIARTHIAQGSPGKHDSAAAHGSPLGAEEAAATRRSLGWPDELFHVPERIRELCEQRREALAEARAAWQDELRRWRRRNSDKGRLWDLMAEKGVPRDLESRLLAAVGAEAGATRSLAGKVLQAAAAVVPSLVGGSADLEPSTNTRIKDSSSVLPGSYGGRNLHFGVREHAMAAIMNGMARHGGFIPYGATFLVFADYCRPAIRLAALMKQQAVYVFTHDSLFVGEDGPTHQPVEQLSSLRLIPNLRVIRPADGPETALAWAAALRRTDGPTALVLTRQKVPAIAREETLDPRTFAKGGYVVRSGGAAPAVVLMASGSEVGLALAAAEIMAGNGVAARVVSIPCMEAFLAQPESYRRRCLPGRVPRVAVEAGHGGLWWRLLGPAGLFIGLETFGASAPEKVLAEQYGFTPELVARRVAEFVER; translated from the coding sequence ATGGCCGCGGTAAGCCTTACCAACGAAGATGCCCGCCTGGGCGCCGATACCCTCAGGATGCTGGCGGTGGACGCGGTTGAAGCCGCCGCCTCCGGTCACCCGGGGCTGCCCATGGGGGCCGCCGACTACGCCTTTCTCCTCTGGCACTCCCACCTCCGCTTCGACCCCGCCGACCCGGAGTGGCCGGGGAGGGACCGGTTCATCCTCTCGGCGGGGCATGGTTCCATGCTTCTCTACGGTCTGCTCCACCTCTTCGGCTTCGATCTTCCCCTGGATGAACTGAAGCGGTTCCGCCAGTGGGGGAGCCGCACCCCGGGCCATCCGGAATACGGCCATACCCCCGGCGTGGAGGTGACCACCGGTCCCCTGGGGCAGGGGTTCGCCATGGGGGTCGGCATGGCCCTGGCGGCGCGCATGGGCTCGGCCCGCTTTGCCGACGAGCGGTTTGATCCCTGCGCCCACCACATCTACGCCTTGGTGAGCGACGGCGACCTCATGGAGGGAGTCAGCCAGGAGGCGGCATCCCTGGCCGGTCACCTGAAGCTCGGCAACCTGGTCTACCTGTACGACGACAACCGGATCACCATCGAGGGTTCCACGGACCTCGCCTTTTCCGAAGACACGGCGGGGCGCTTCGCGGCTCTTGGCTGGCACGTGCAGGCCGTTGACGGCCACGATGTCCGCCAGGTGGACGAGGCCCTCTGGCGGGCCCGGGTGGAACGGGAGCGGCCCTCCCTCATCATCGCCCGGACCCATATCGCCCAGGGCTCGCCCGGCAAGCACGACTCCGCCGCCGCCCACGGCTCGCCCCTGGGTGCCGAGGAGGCCGCAGCCACGCGCAGGAGCCTGGGGTGGCCCGATGAGTTGTTTCACGTGCCGGAGCGGATTCGGGAGCTCTGCGAACAGAGGCGGGAAGCGCTCGCCGAGGCGCGCGCCGCCTGGCAGGATGAGCTCCGCCGCTGGCGCCGCCGCAATTCCGACAAGGGACGGCTCTGGGATCTGATGGCGGAAAAGGGGGTGCCCAGGGATCTGGAGTCCCGGCTGCTGGCGGCGGTGGGAGCCGAAGCCGGCGCCACGCGCTCCCTTGCGGGCAAGGTCCTCCAGGCGGCCGCCGCCGTAGTGCCCTCCCTGGTCGGGGGCTCGGCGGACCTCGAGCCCTCCACCAACACCCGGATCAAGGATTCCTCCTCCGTGCTCCCCGGTAGCTACGGGGGGCGCAATCTTCACTTCGGCGTGCGCGAGCATGCCATGGCCGCAATCATGAACGGCATGGCCCGCCACGGCGGGTTCATCCCCTACGGCGCCACCTTCCTGGTCTTTGCCGACTACTGCCGGCCGGCTATCCGGTTGGCGGCGCTCATGAAGCAGCAGGCGGTGTACGTGTTCACCCACGATTCCCTCTTCGTGGGTGAGGACGGTCCCACCCACCAGCCCGTGGAGCAGCTCTCGTCACTGCGGCTCATCCCTAACCTCCGGGTGATCCGGCCAGCGGACGGCCCCGAAACGGCCTTGGCCTGGGCTGCGGCTCTGCGGCGCACGGACGGCCCCACGGCCCTTGTCCTGACCCGCCAGAAAGTGCCGGCCATCGCCCGGGAGGAGACCCTTGACCCCAGAACCTTTGCCAAGGGGGGCTACGTGGTCCGTTCCGGCGGGGCGGCCCCGGCCGTGGTTCTCATGGCGAGCGGGTCCGAGGTAGGACTGGCTCTGGCCGCGGCAGAGATTATGGCCGGTAACGGGGTTGCGGCTCGCGTGGTATCTATCCCCTGTATGGAGGCATTCCTGGCCCAGCCGGAAAGCTACCGGCGCCGCTGTCTGCCGGGACGTGTCCCACGAGTTGCGGTGGAGGCGGGGCACGGCGGCCTCTGGTGGCGGCTCCTGGGTCCGGCTGGCCTGTTCATTGGCCTGGAGACCTTCGGCGCTTCGGCCCCGGAAAAGGTACTGGCCGAGCAGTACGGTTTCACCCCTGAGCTGGTTGCCCGGCGTGTGGCCGAGTTCGTGGAGCGCTGA
- the merA gene encoding mercury(II) reductase has protein sequence MSDKHDLIILGSGSTAFAAALRAHSRGARVLMVEKSVLGGTCINWGCVPSKTLIHGALFYQEGRLGARLGLGECGNAVDLAPLMTRKEEVVKHLRTTRYLDILRNTPGLELAKGTGRFLGSGRLEVVDQVYRCDRYLVAVGGTPRIPKIPGLESTPFLTSRGALLLKRFPASLIIIGGGVIAVELGQMFQRLGTRVTILEHGPRILAPIEPEPALAIRNVLRDEGMEIICHSPVCAVSGDGSAVSVEVEREDGRRTYTAEKLLLAVGTTPATRGIGLELAGVETDGRGFVTVDERMRTTAPGIWAAGDCTGGMMIATVGAREGIIAVDDMFATGCGCAMDHLSVPMAIFTDPEVGAVGYTEQGARDAGLDPIVSILPVSAIPKAHVTGHTAGVIKLVAERATGRLLGAHLACHRGAELINEAALAIRLKATFEDLANALHVYPSIGEGLRLCAQGFTRDVSKLSCCAE, from the coding sequence ATGTCCGACAAACACGACCTCATCATCCTCGGCTCAGGCTCCACCGCCTTCGCTGCCGCGCTCCGCGCCCACTCCAGGGGCGCCCGGGTCCTCATGGTCGAGAAGAGCGTCCTCGGCGGCACCTGCATCAACTGGGGGTGCGTGCCGAGCAAGACCCTGATCCACGGGGCGCTATTCTATCAGGAGGGACGGCTCGGGGCAAGGCTCGGCCTCGGAGAGTGCGGAAACGCCGTGGACCTGGCCCCCCTCATGACCCGCAAGGAAGAGGTGGTAAAGCACCTGCGCACCACCAGGTACCTGGATATACTCCGGAACACGCCGGGGCTGGAACTGGCCAAGGGGACCGGCCGATTCCTGGGATCCGGCCGGCTGGAGGTGGTGGACCAGGTCTACCGCTGCGACCGCTACCTCGTGGCCGTCGGCGGCACCCCCCGCATCCCGAAGATACCGGGCCTGGAGTCCACCCCGTTCCTCACCAGCCGGGGCGCGCTCCTGCTGAAACGCTTTCCGGCATCCCTCATCATCATCGGCGGCGGGGTCATAGCCGTGGAACTGGGGCAGATGTTCCAGCGCTTGGGCACCCGGGTGACCATCCTCGAACACGGCCCGCGCATCCTCGCCCCCATAGAGCCGGAACCCGCCCTGGCGATACGGAACGTCCTCAGGGACGAGGGGATGGAGATCATCTGCCACTCTCCGGTCTGCGCGGTGTCGGGAGACGGCTCCGCGGTGAGCGTGGAGGTCGAGCGCGAGGACGGACGCCGGACCTATACGGCGGAAAAGCTCCTTCTGGCCGTGGGCACCACGCCGGCCACCCGCGGCATCGGCCTGGAGCTGGCCGGCGTGGAGACCGACGGCAGGGGATTCGTCACGGTGGACGAACGGATGAGGACCACGGCTCCGGGCATCTGGGCCGCCGGCGACTGCACCGGCGGTATGATGATCGCCACGGTGGGGGCGCGGGAGGGAATCATCGCCGTGGACGACATGTTCGCCACCGGCTGCGGCTGCGCCATGGATCACCTGAGTGTCCCCATGGCCATCTTTACCGACCCCGAGGTGGGGGCCGTCGGTTACACCGAACAGGGCGCCCGGGACGCCGGACTCGACCCGATCGTGAGCATTCTCCCCGTGTCAGCCATTCCCAAGGCCCATGTGACCGGGCATACGGCAGGCGTCATCAAACTGGTGGCGGAGCGGGCCACGGGACGGCTGCTGGGGGCTCACCTGGCCTGCCACCGGGGAGCCGAGCTCATCAACGAGGCAGCCCTGGCCATTCGGCTGAAGGCTACGTTCGAGGATCTGGCAAACGCCTTGCACGTCTACCCTTCAATAGGAGAGGGGCTGCGGCTCTGCGCCCAGGGATTCACGAGGGATGTCAGCAAGTTGTCGTGCTGTGCGGAGTGA
- a CDS encoding C40 family peptidase, whose protein sequence is MKRYFLAAAAAVFVLMMTSVTRAGDAKRYAVAVLPAPVLNTPDFPGIFGGRDGSALRTDRQGQIRELEFIALPGTVFVVHETVRNGSSVVHRVTTDDYPYPSATGYFVDDRFVRLTDEEPPPRSRTLPSRDEIIIRLLAARGSRYVWGGNVRAGVSAMVDFFHPPGRLPAETNRRWRLQGLDCSGLLYEATNGVTPRNTSELTGFGRGVPIAGLSVEAIRRRLEPLDLIAWKGHVIIVLDRERTIESRLGPVPGVRDGVVVRPLGEVLAELMTGRTPSDRFRDAYGQGEKTFVVRRWYE, encoded by the coding sequence GTGAAGAGATACTTTCTGGCCGCAGCCGCGGCCGTTTTCGTTCTGATGATGACCTCCGTCACCCGGGCGGGCGACGCGAAGCGCTACGCCGTGGCGGTGCTGCCGGCACCGGTCCTCAATACTCCCGATTTCCCCGGCATCTTCGGCGGCAGGGACGGCTCGGCCCTGCGTACCGACCGACAGGGCCAGATCCGGGAGCTGGAATTCATCGCCCTGCCGGGGACGGTGTTCGTGGTTCACGAGACAGTCCGAAACGGCTCATCAGTGGTCCACCGGGTGACCACCGACGACTATCCCTATCCATCGGCCACGGGTTATTTCGTGGATGACCGTTTCGTCCGGCTGACGGATGAGGAACCGCCGCCGCGGTCCCGGACGCTCCCTTCCCGCGACGAGATCATCATCCGCCTTCTGGCTGCCAGGGGAAGCCGTTACGTCTGGGGGGGCAATGTGCGCGCCGGGGTGTCGGCAATGGTGGATTTCTTTCATCCACCGGGCAGGCTCCCCGCCGAAACGAACCGCCGCTGGCGGCTCCAGGGGCTCGACTGCTCGGGGCTTCTTTACGAGGCAACCAACGGCGTCACTCCCCGGAACACGAGTGAGCTCACCGGCTTCGGCCGGGGCGTCCCCATTGCCGGCCTTTCTGTCGAGGCCATCCGCCGTCGACTGGAGCCCCTGGACCTGATCGCCTGGAAGGGGCACGTGATCATCGTGCTGGACCGGGAACGGACCATCGAGAGCCGCCTCGGCCCGGTGCCGGGGGTGCGGGACGGCGTGGTGGTCCGGCCCTTGGGGGAGGTGCTGGCGGAGCTAATGACGGGGCGAACGCCGTCGGACCGGTTCAGGGACGCGTACGGGCAGGGGGAGAAGACTTTTGTCGTCCGGCGGTGGTACGAATAG
- a CDS encoding DUF3147 family protein codes for MQTFVKALISLTIIIACARIGKRFPTLGGLIATMPLTSLLVLLWLWSESPGDYRLMEGYTRGVLWGIIPTILFFVVAYVLFRRHLPLPVVLAASFGVWLAGAAVHQYFLK; via the coding sequence GTGCAAACCTTCGTAAAAGCCCTCATCAGCCTTACCATCATCATTGCCTGCGCCAGGATCGGCAAGCGATTCCCGACCCTTGGCGGCCTCATCGCCACCATGCCCCTCACGAGCCTGCTGGTGCTCCTCTGGCTCTGGTCCGAGTCGCCGGGGGACTACCGGCTCATGGAAGGGTACACCAGGGGAGTCCTCTGGGGGATCATCCCCACCATCCTCTTCTTTGTGGTGGCGTATGTTCTCTTCCGCCGGCACCTCCCCCTGCCGGTTGTTCTGGCGGCCAGTTTCGGCGTGTGGCTGGCCGGGGCGGCGGTGCATCAGTATTTTCTCAAGTGA
- a CDS encoding Tll0287-like domain-containing protein gives MRRMLATCLFATLFGTLPAFGAEGDAVPRARMAADRLSATLRERVMIVMKEKGPAEAVKVCFAEAQKLTAELARTEHLSIRRTSLKIRNPANSPDPFERSALERLAAMKEQGSLPGEMIVPARVGGKQVLRYVKPILVQPGCLVCHGAEDSIPPEVKTHLQACYPGDRATGFAAGDLRGIVSVVVEE, from the coding sequence ATGAGACGCATGCTCGCCACCTGCCTGTTTGCGACGCTGTTCGGTACGCTCCCGGCCTTTGGTGCCGAAGGCGACGCGGTCCCCCGTGCCCGGATGGCCGCTGACCGACTTTCCGCCACCCTGCGGGAGCGGGTCATGATCGTGATGAAGGAGAAAGGACCGGCAGAGGCGGTGAAGGTCTGCTTCGCTGAGGCCCAGAAACTGACGGCGGAACTGGCGCGGACCGAACATCTGTCCATCCGGCGAACATCGCTCAAGATCAGAAACCCGGCCAACAGTCCCGACCCCTTCGAGCGCAGTGCCCTTGAGCGGTTGGCCGCCATGAAGGAGCAGGGGAGCCTGCCGGGGGAGATGATCGTGCCGGCCCGGGTGGGGGGCAAGCAGGTCCTGCGCTACGTGAAGCCGATCCTCGTGCAGCCCGGCTGCCTCGTCTGCCACGGTGCCGAAGACTCGATCCCTCCCGAGGTGAAGACGCATCTGCAGGCGTGCTACCCCGGCGACCGGGCCACCGGATTCGCGGCGGGAGACCTGCGAGGGATCGTGAGCGTGGTGGTGGAGGAGTAG
- a CDS encoding NADH-quinone oxidoreductase subunit N — MTIADLWTIMPLLLLACGSVLVLILGAIVPGRYGTAIGVAVCAGAALWALQTPPRPLAPTLGVAFTPFARSFLVLFAVTALLSLLLAHDHADRQGLEGEEYPATILFGAFGMGVVASAANFLTLFLGLEALTFAFYILVAYDRNRPASGEAGLKYLLMGAVSAAFVAFGIALLYGATGSLEIGRAVAASAAGGGIALAGWGLLLAGLAFKVSLAPAHLWTPDVYQGGPTPVTAFLAAGSKGAAIALFLLILPPLGEIGPLRAPLWGLALLSMAVGNLAALLQPNVKRMLAYSSVAQMGYVALALLSGGRGYEAAAFYAVAYGVMSLAAFGALASLEQERPLEQVDELRGIGYRRPFQGVVLAVAMFALAGIPPTVGFAGKFAIFFAALRAGETPLAIIGILTAAASAYYYLRVVVNLYMKPAEEAAPGPLPTPAEAVCLGAVTVAILALGVWPGPLFDLVEAILKA, encoded by the coding sequence GTGACCATCGCCGATCTCTGGACCATCATGCCGCTTCTGCTCCTCGCCTGCGGGAGCGTCCTCGTGCTTATCCTGGGTGCGATCGTGCCTGGCCGGTACGGGACTGCCATCGGAGTGGCGGTCTGCGCCGGTGCGGCCCTCTGGGCTCTGCAGACCCCCCCCCGGCCCCTGGCGCCGACCCTGGGGGTGGCGTTCACGCCGTTCGCCCGGTCGTTTTTGGTGCTTTTCGCGGTGACCGCGCTCCTGTCCCTGCTCCTTGCCCATGACCACGCCGACCGGCAGGGATTGGAGGGAGAGGAGTATCCGGCCACGATCCTGTTCGGCGCATTCGGCATGGGGGTGGTGGCGAGCGCGGCCAACTTCCTGACCCTCTTTCTGGGGCTGGAGGCCCTGACCTTCGCATTCTACATCCTGGTGGCCTATGATCGCAACCGGCCGGCATCGGGGGAAGCGGGACTCAAGTATCTCCTCATGGGTGCCGTGTCCGCGGCATTCGTGGCCTTCGGCATCGCGCTCCTCTATGGTGCCACCGGCTCCCTGGAGATCGGGCGGGCCGTTGCCGCCTCGGCAGCGGGCGGCGGGATCGCCCTGGCGGGATGGGGGCTCCTCCTGGCGGGGCTCGCCTTCAAGGTGTCGCTGGCCCCGGCCCACCTCTGGACCCCGGATGTCTACCAGGGGGGGCCGACGCCGGTGACCGCCTTCCTGGCCGCCGGTTCCAAGGGAGCGGCCATCGCCCTGTTCCTGCTGATCCTGCCCCCCCTGGGGGAAATCGGTCCCCTGCGGGCGCCCCTCTGGGGGCTGGCGCTCCTCTCCATGGCCGTGGGGAACCTGGCGGCGCTGCTCCAGCCCAATGTGAAGCGGATGCTCGCCTACTCCTCCGTGGCCCAGATGGGGTACGTGGCCCTGGCGCTCCTCTCTGGTGGACGGGGCTACGAGGCCGCGGCCTTCTATGCCGTTGCCTATGGGGTCATGAGCCTGGCGGCCTTCGGTGCCCTTGCCTCCCTGGAACAGGAAAGACCGCTGGAGCAGGTGGATGAGCTCCGGGGGATCGGCTACCGGCGGCCGTTCCAGGGGGTGGTACTGGCGGTGGCCATGTTTGCCCTGGCGGGAATTCCCCCCACCGTGGGTTTTGCGGGGAAATTCGCCATCTTTTTCGCGGCCCTCAGGGCAGGAGAGACGCCCCTGGCGATCATCGGCATCCTCACGGCAGCGGCGTCGGCCTACTACTACCTGCGGGTGGTGGTGAACCTCTACATGAAACCGGCTGAGGAGGCTGCCCCGGGTCCGCTCCCCACCCCGGCGGAGGCGGTATGCCTCGGCGCCGTGACCGTCGCCATCCTGGCTCTCGGCGTCTGGCCCGGTCCTTTGTTCGACTTGGTTGAGGCGATCCTCAAGGCCTGA
- a CDS encoding complex I subunit 4 family protein — protein sequence MTSYSILTILILLPLAGCFCLAPVWNRPEWARPLALGIAVAELALAGWVLVAAPGMPPAPGAAAGYFLWEDAAWIERFGIRYLLGMDGISLLMVALTAFTTVVAMLVSWRGITERATLHYFLILLMESGIMGVFLSLDLVLFYLFWEVMLIPMFFLIGIWGHGRRIYSAVKFFLYTLVGSLLMLLAIIGVYLIHGDATGTFTFALPLLAKSPIAHAAAPWLFGAFLLAFAIKFPLFPVHTWLPDAHTDAPTAGSVILAALLLKTGAYGLVRFGYPLFPEAAKGFTPLLYVLAIIGILYASWIAYAQEDMKRMVAYSSVGHMGFVALGIASWGPVALSGSILQMVNHGFTTAALFALVGMLDERAHTREVSAFGGLWGTMPAFSFFFLFFAMASAGLPGLNNFVGEFLILVGVFRITPAAGAIAFLGIVLPLIYTVRLVQEVLFQTERRPLRLPDLTLREGAVLAVLAVIDLYIGVHPKPLLDILKVPVALLTGVAP from the coding sequence ATGACTTCCTACTCCATCCTCACCATCTTGATCCTCCTCCCCCTGGCGGGGTGCTTCTGCCTGGCGCCGGTCTGGAACCGTCCGGAGTGGGCCCGCCCCCTCGCCCTGGGGATTGCCGTGGCGGAACTGGCCCTGGCCGGCTGGGTCCTCGTCGCCGCGCCGGGAATGCCGCCGGCGCCGGGTGCCGCAGCAGGGTATTTTCTCTGGGAAGATGCCGCCTGGATCGAGCGGTTCGGCATCCGGTACCTGCTGGGGATGGACGGGATCAGCCTCCTCATGGTGGCCCTCACCGCCTTCACCACGGTGGTGGCGATGCTCGTTTCGTGGCGCGGCATCACCGAGCGGGCCACGCTCCACTACTTCCTGATCCTTCTCATGGAGAGCGGGATCATGGGAGTGTTCCTTTCCCTTGACCTGGTCCTCTTCTACCTCTTCTGGGAAGTGATGCTGATCCCCATGTTCTTCTTGATCGGCATCTGGGGCCACGGCCGACGCATCTACTCGGCAGTTAAGTTCTTCCTTTATACCCTGGTGGGCTCGCTCCTGATGCTGCTGGCCATCATCGGGGTCTACCTCATTCATGGCGATGCCACCGGCACCTTCACCTTTGCCCTGCCGCTCCTGGCCAAGTCACCCATTGCCCATGCCGCGGCTCCGTGGCTTTTCGGGGCGTTTCTGCTGGCCTTCGCCATCAAGTTTCCGCTGTTTCCGGTCCACACCTGGCTCCCGGACGCCCACACCGACGCCCCCACGGCCGGCAGCGTGATCCTGGCGGCGCTGCTCCTGAAGACCGGGGCCTACGGTCTGGTCCGCTTCGGCTACCCGCTCTTTCCCGAGGCGGCCAAAGGATTCACGCCGCTCCTCTACGTGCTGGCAATCATCGGCATCCTCTATGCCTCGTGGATCGCCTACGCCCAGGAGGACATGAAACGGATGGTGGCCTACTCCAGCGTTGGGCACATGGGGTTCGTCGCCCTCGGGATCGCCTCCTGGGGGCCGGTGGCCCTGTCGGGCTCCATTCTCCAGATGGTGAACCACGGCTTCACCACCGCCGCTCTCTTCGCCCTGGTGGGGATGCTGGACGAGCGCGCCCACACCCGGGAGGTGTCGGCGTTCGGCGGACTCTGGGGAACCATGCCGGCCTTCTCCTTTTTCTTTCTCTTCTTCGCCATGGCTTCGGCGGGGCTGCCGGGGCTCAACAACTTCGTGGGAGAGTTCCTGATCCTGGTGGGGGTCTTCCGGATCACGCCAGCAGCCGGGGCAATCGCCTTCCTCGGTATCGTGCTGCCGCTTATCTACACCGTGCGACTCGTGCAGGAGGTTCTCTTCCAGACGGAACGGCGGCCACTGCGCCTGCCCGACCTGACCCTGCGTGAGGGGGCGGTGCTGGCCGTACTGGCCGTGATCGATCTCTACATCGGGGTCCATCCGAAACCGCTCCTGGATATCCTCAAGGTGCCGGTGGCGCTGCTGACGGGGGTGGCACCGTGA